A window from Danio aesculapii chromosome 6, fDanAes4.1, whole genome shotgun sequence encodes these proteins:
- the uts2r4 gene encoding urotensin-2 receptor codes for MSNAANSSSTAGVAGVVWVTPLLGATLVTMCVLGLTGNLYTLAIMRSATLRRAGSMYVFILNLATADLLYLGTIPFVVCTYFAHDWFFGEMGCRVLLSLDLLTMHASVFVLVAMSLERYRAVAAPFRARLSTARGHWMMALGIWLAAFVLTLPMMVMIRLREGRPATVGLVKRICFPTWTPEAFKAYLTALFFTSMLLPGLLMVGLYAGLARHYWAAQSNLARGSASSFRRRRLKHKVVGMIFCIVVAYWACFLPFWGWQMAKLFSSESLRSLSPAAHTYVNFFVTCLTYGNSCVNPLLYTLLTRNYRDYLAQRGQSSGSSRVDQGSAAGVNMIHDQIG; via the coding sequence ATGAGTAACGCAGCTAATAGCAGCTCCACGGCTGGAGTTGCAGGAGTAGTTTGGGTTACTCCACTCCTTGGTGCAACCCTCGTCACCATGTGTGTTTTGGGATTGACTGGCAACCTCTACACCCTCGCCATCATGCGTTCAGCAACTTTACGGCGCGCTGGATCAATGTACGTCTTCATCCTCAACCTCGCCACAGCAGATCTGCTCTATCTGGGCACCATCCCATTCGTAGTCTGCACTTACTTTGCGCACGATTGGTTTTTCGGGGAGATGGGCTGCAGGGTGTTGTTGAGTTTGGATCTGCTTACGATGCACGCAAGCGTGTTTGTTTTGGTTGCGATGAGTTTGGAGCGCTACCGTGCAGTCGCCGCACCTTTTCGAGCCCGTCTTTCGACCGCTCGTGGACACTGGATGATGGCGTTGGGAATTTGGCTTGCTGCTTTTGTGTTAACTCTTCCAATGATGGTCATGATTCGTCTTCGAGAGGGACGTCCTGCGACTGTTGGACTTGTAAAGCGGATTTGCTTCCCAACTTGGACTCCGGAAGCGTTTAAAGCATATCTGACGGCACTCTTTTTTACTAGCATGCTTTTACCTGGTCTTCTCATGGTTGGTCTTTACGCTGGTTTGGCTAGACATTATTGGGCCGCCCAATCCAACCTCGCCCGAGGATCCGCATCTTCTTTTCGAAGGCGTAGATTGAAGCATAAAGTCGTAGGGATGATCTTCTGCATCGTGGTGGCGTACTGGGCTTGTTTTCTGCCGTTTTGGGGTTGGCAGATGGCGAAGCTTTTCTCATCAGAGTCTTTACGCTCGCTGTCGCCCGCTGCTCATACTTATGTTAACTTTTTTGTCACCTGTTTGACGTATGGGAATAGTTGCGTGAACCCGTTGCTTTATACACTTCTAACACGCAACTATCGAGATTATTTAGCCCAGAGAGGGCAATCCTCTGGGTCGAGTCGAGTGGATCAGGGGTCAGCCGCCGGGGTCAACATGATCCACGATCAAATCGGATGA